One Actinospica robiniae DSM 44927 genomic region harbors:
- a CDS encoding SDR family NAD(P)-dependent oxidoreductase has protein sequence MADGQQKTVLVTGASRGAGLRVCRALAERGFRVYAGVRSPENARRELGRVPGVGVVQLDVADEESIIAAREELDAAGVTALHGLVNNAGVIIQGPLELCPDSELRRGFEVNVFGAARVTQEFLPLLRAGRGRVLNVTAPTARIPAPFLGGISASKAAFQALSDAWRVELAHWGIDVVVLEPGAMQTEIFATADSAAQKAMTQLPPARRALYEQQLAAVNAAGAKMKMSDPKILADAAVKAMTANRPKARYTVGADTRLIGLLARLPLRTRDRLVSGVLGLSKIKPAVG, from the coding sequence ATGGCGGACGGACAGCAAAAGACGGTTCTGGTGACGGGGGCGTCCCGGGGGGCGGGCCTGCGAGTCTGCCGGGCCCTGGCCGAACGGGGCTTCCGGGTCTACGCGGGGGTGCGCTCGCCCGAGAACGCTCGGCGCGAGCTCGGCCGGGTCCCCGGCGTGGGCGTCGTCCAGCTCGACGTGGCCGACGAGGAGAGCATCATCGCGGCGCGGGAGGAACTGGACGCCGCCGGCGTGACCGCGCTGCACGGCCTGGTCAACAACGCGGGCGTCATCATCCAGGGGCCGCTGGAACTGTGCCCTGACAGTGAACTGCGACGCGGCTTCGAGGTGAACGTCTTCGGCGCGGCGCGGGTGACACAGGAGTTCCTGCCGCTGCTGCGTGCCGGACGCGGCCGGGTCCTCAATGTCACGGCGCCGACCGCGCGCATCCCCGCGCCGTTCTTGGGCGGGATCTCCGCGAGCAAAGCCGCGTTCCAAGCCCTCTCGGACGCCTGGCGAGTCGAACTGGCGCACTGGGGCATCGACGTCGTCGTCCTCGAGCCGGGCGCCATGCAGACCGAGATCTTCGCGACCGCGGACTCCGCGGCCCAGAAGGCGATGACGCAGCTCCCGCCCGCTCGGCGCGCGCTGTACGAGCAGCAGCTCGCCGCGGTGAACGCCGCCGGAGCGAAAATGAAGATGTCCGATCCGAAGATCCTGGCCGACGCCGCAGTCAAGGCAATGACGGCGAATAGGCCGAAGGCTCGCTACACGGTCGGCGCGGACACGCGGCTGATCGGGCTGCTCGCCCGCCTTCCGCTGCGTACCCGAGACCGCCTCGTGAGCGGCGTCCTCGGCCTGTCCAAGATCAAGCCGGCGGTCGGCTGA
- a CDS encoding PadR family transcriptional regulator, whose protein sequence is MSLRHGLLGLLAEGPASGYDLAGRFQEALGSVWPAQHPQIYAELGRLADAGLIEVESVGARGRKAYRITPSGLAEVRRWLREGDVDRTFRVEVLMRAFFFWLMEPEDLDAFLVAEERYFDETAKAFRQYADRKDRGEFGTGPQTRALRIAAEAGIRVNEALAEWARWARETDLMSSTEFGTGGGSQDGAEGGQAAGGA, encoded by the coding sequence TTGTCGCTGCGCCACGGATTGCTCGGTCTGCTCGCCGAAGGGCCGGCCAGCGGCTACGACCTCGCCGGTCGCTTCCAGGAGGCGCTCGGTTCGGTCTGGCCGGCGCAGCATCCGCAGATCTACGCCGAGCTCGGCCGGCTCGCCGACGCCGGCCTGATCGAGGTGGAGAGCGTCGGCGCGCGCGGACGCAAGGCCTACCGGATCACCCCGTCCGGCCTGGCCGAGGTGCGGCGCTGGTTGCGCGAGGGCGACGTCGACCGCACCTTCCGGGTCGAGGTGCTGATGCGCGCGTTCTTCTTCTGGCTGATGGAGCCGGAGGATCTCGACGCCTTCCTCGTCGCCGAGGAGCGCTACTTCGACGAGACCGCCAAGGCCTTCCGCCAGTACGCGGACCGCAAGGACCGCGGCGAATTCGGCACCGGCCCGCAGACCCGTGCGCTCCGGATCGCGGCGGAGGCCGGGATCCGGGTCAACGAGGCGCTGGCGGAGTGGGCGCGGTGGGCCAGGGAGACCGACCTGATGTCGAGCACCGAGTTCGGCACGGGCGGTGGGTCGCAGGACGGAGCAGAAGGCGGCCAGGCGGCGGGCGGCGCCTGA